From a region of the Primulina eburnea isolate SZY01 chromosome 7, ASM2296580v1, whole genome shotgun sequence genome:
- the LOC140835689 gene encoding uncharacterized protein, translated as MTAEDKKKANLDNVAKDILYKTLDKNMFAKIKTCTTAKEICEKLTQLCEGNDQIKENKLTVAIQKFDNAKIKPGETLAEFDERCSSIIIQLTSLGKEYSNREIALKVMRALPRE; from the coding sequence ATGACCGCTGAAGATAAAAAGAAAGCAAACttagacaacgttgcaaaagatatTCTCTATAAGACTCTGGATAAGAACATGTTCGCCAAAATCAAGACCTGCACCACTGCAAAAGAAATATGTGAAAAACTCACTCAATTgtgcgaaggaaatgatcagatcaaagaaaacaaactgacaGTGGCTATTCAAAAATTCGACAATGCAAAGATAAAGCCAGGAGAAACTCTTGCAGAATTTGATGAGCGATGCAGCAGCATTATCATCCAACTCACCTCACTTGGAAAAGAGTACTCCAACAGAGAAATTGCTTTAAAGGTCATGAGAGCTCTTCCCAGAGAATAG